TCAATCGGCAAAAGCCTTGTTACAACAGGCCTCTGGCTCATGGCTGATTTGAATTCGCTGTAAACAACATAGACCTCGTCAAATGCGCCATTTATATAATTTTCAGCAACATCCTGACCAATCTCTGCCGCAAGTTTATAATTAGGCCTGCCGGGAGGAAGCGTCCTGTCCTGTCTTATGTTTAAACCCCGTCGTTTGAAATAATCTTTGCCCTTTCTTCCAACAAGGTTCAAGCCTATGTCAAACTTGTCTGTATTATTCCTTATAAAATTCTCTGCCAATCTCATAATATTAGTGTTAAAGCCGCCGCACATGCCCCTGTCAGATGTAACAACAATAAGTTCAACCTTTTTTACATCCCGCACTTCAAGCAAAGGATGTGAATCAGACTTTGTCCTTGCAGCAAGGCTGGATAAAACACCCATCATCTTCTGGGCATATGGACGTGCTGCAATAATATCCTCCTGTGCGCGGCGGAGTTTTGCAGCGGCAACCATTTTCATTGCCTTTGTAATCTGCTGGGTGTTCTTAACGCTCTTTATCCTGCGTCTTATGTCTCGTAGAGTTGCCATGATATAAATATAGGCTATAGGCAAGGGGCTATTGGCTATGGGTTTTTACCTATTGCCTATAGCCTATTGCCCATAGCCTTTCTAGACTACAAACAGTCCTTTGAAATCCTCCAATGCCTTATTTAATTTGGATTTGACTGAATCATCAATTGTCTTCTTCTCTCTCACTTCCTTAACTATTTCAGGGTGTCTTGTATCAAAGTATGTATAGAGTTCATCTTCATATTTTTTAAGCGCTGAAACAGGGTATGCATCAACAAACCCGTTTGTTGCAGCATAGATAATGAGGATTTGTTTTTCTACAGGCAGGGGTTTATACTGCCCCTGTTTTAGTATCTCTACGAGCCTTCCTCCCCTTGCCAGCTGCCTCTGCGTTGCAGCGTCCAAGTCGCTTCCAAACTGGGCAAATGCAGCAAGTTCTCTGTATTGTGCAAGTTCAAGACGAAGTGTGCCTGCAACCTGCTTCATTGCCTTAACCTGCGCGCTGCCGCCGACACGGGACACTGAAAGACCCACATTTATTGCAGGTCGGACGCCTGAATAAAACAAGTCAGTCTCAAGATATATCTGACCATCTGTTATTGAAATCACATTTGTAGGGATGTATGCAGACACATCGCCTGCCTGTGTTTCAATGATTGGAAGCGCTGTCAAAGAACCTCCGCCAATCTCATCCTTTAATTTCGCAGCCCTTTCTAAAAGCCTTGAATGGAGATAGAATACATCGCCGGGATATGCCTCTCTGCCCGGAGGTCTTCTTAAAAGGAGCGACAATTGTCTGTATGCAACAGCGTGCTTTGAAAGGTCATCGTATATAATAAGGGCGTGCTTGCCGTTGTCCCTGAAATGCTCGCCTATGGTGCATCCTGTATATGGGGCAATAAACTGAAGCGGCGCGGGTTCGCTGGCTGTTGCAGCAACAACAAGTGTATAGTCCATAGCGCCGAAGTGTCGGAGTTTTTCAACCACCTGTGCAACAGTAGAGTTTTTCTGCCCTATTGCAACATATATGCAAAAGACATCCTGCCCCTTCTGGTTTATTATTGTGTCAATAGCAACAGCGGTCTTGCCTGTCTGTCTGTCTCCTATTATAAGTTCCCTCTGCCCCCTGCCGATTGGTATCATGCCGTCAATTGCCTTGATGCCTGTCTGAAGAGGCTCTTTAACAGGCTTCCTGTCAACAATACCCCTTGCCTTTACCTCAACATTTCTAAAATTCTTTGTCCCAAGCGGACCCTTGCCGTCAATCGGCTGTCCAATGGCATTTATAACCCTGCCCTTCATCTCTTCACCAACAGGGACCTCAACTATCCTGCCGGTCCTCTTTACAGTATCGCCTTCTTTAATCAGGTGGTAGTCTGAACCAAGTATTGCAGCGCCGACATTGTCCTCTTCAAGATTCAAAACCATCCCGTATATCTCACCCGGGAATTCAAGGAGTTCACCTGCCATTGCCTTTTCAAGACCGTAGATTCTGGCAATACCATCACCCACTGATATGACAGTGCCGATTTCGCTTATATCTATTTCCTTTTCAAAACCCTTGAGTTGATTTTTTATAATCTGACTGATTTCTTCTGCTTTAATCATTTATGCCACCCCTTCCTTTAATCTGGTTTTAACCCTGTCTAACTGGGTCTTTATACTTCCATCTAATACTACATTTCCAACCCTTACCACAATCCCGCCCAATAGTTGAGGATTTTTCTCTACTGCAAGGACAACCTCCTTGCCTGTTAATCTTTCAAGTTTGTCCTTTATGCCGTTTTTAAGGTTTTCATCCATGTCTATCGCTGCTTCAACCTCTGCCCTTATCCGTCCTGCAATCTCATCCTCTATTTTGTAATAGGCGCTGCATATATCCTGAAACATGCCTATATTCCTGTTTTTCACAAGAAGGACAAGGAATCTTCTGACTACATCAGATACCCTTAAACCCTCACAGACCTTTTCAATGAGCCCTGTCCTTGCATCAAGTTTATGCATAGGATTTAGAAGAAGACCTGCCAACTCAGTGTGAGATGAAAAGAGCGCAGAGATACCTCTTAACTCCCTGCCTATATCTCCGGAGGTTCCTGTTTCCTGCCCTATTTCTATAAGCGCCCTTGCGTATCGCCTTGCAATGGTTTTATTTCTCATAAATATAATACAGGCGATGGGCAATGGGCTATTGGTTTTTCTATTGCCTATTGCCTCTTGCCTCTTGCCTATAGCCTGTCTTTAATGCAGCCTCATCCTTTCCATATACTCCTTTATAAGCCTTGCCTGATCATCGGGCTTGATTTCTTTTCTCAAAATCTCCTCTGACATGATAATGGCAAGGTTTACAACCTCACCCCTGATACCCTCTTTTGCCTTTTTGATTTCCTGCTCTATGGCAACCCTTGTCTGCTCCTTGATTTTTTCAGCAGCCTTTTGTGCCTCTTCAATAATTCTATCCCTATCAGCAATACCTTCTGCCCTTAATTCCCCTGTAATCTCTGAAACCTTTTTATCAAGAAGTGCAACCTTTGCCTCATATTCCCTGTATTTCTTTTCTGCCTCTTCCCTTGCTGTCTTTGCCTCAACAAGGGCCTTTTTTATGGATTCACGTCTCTCTGTTAAAAAAGTCTTAACCCTCTTTGCCAGAAGAAAATACAAAAGACCCGCAAGCACAGAAAAATTTATAACCCTCCATAGCATATCGCTGCCGCCTTCATGCCCGCCCTCAGCGGCCGCAAAAACAGTTGAGGTTGCAAGATGCAAGATGCAAGATGCAAGTAAAAACTTGAAACTTAAAACTTGAAACTTGAAACTTTTCATTTATGCCACCTTCCTGCCTATAATTTTTTCTGCTATATCACGCGATATGACCCTGCTGTCATCAGATAATTTACTCATCACAGATTTTATCTCCCCTTCAAGTCTTACCTTTGCTCCTGAAACAGACTCCTGTGCCTCGGACCTTGCACCATCCAGAATAAGTTTCTCATTCTCAAGACCAACTTGTCTTAACTTAAGCCTTTCTTCCTGCCCTTTTACCTTTGCCTCATGCAGCCTTTTTTCATAGTCGTCTGTCCTTGCCTGAACTTCCTTAAACAGTTGTTCAGCCTCTTTCTTTGCACCATCAATCNNNNNNNNNNCAATCTTTTCATCTCTCTGTTTCAGGATGTTTAAAACCGGTTTGTATAAAAGTCCATTAAGGACAAAAAGCAAGACAAAAAAACCTATCACCTGCATTAGTAAAGTCATATTTAACTCTATCATAATCTCTCCGAAACGAGTTTCCAGTTAATAAAATGTATAATCGCTATCACATGAAATATCTTGTTGTCAACTGAAAAAATACCCAATGAAAAAACCTCAAATTCCGATTTGGAAAATTAGTAAACTCTGACAAGAGGGATTTTGAGGCATTTTTTAAAAAGGGCAGGAGGAGGAGGAGGCACCAACAAGATTTTGTCTTGAAAATACCATCTGGTATGAATGTTTCATGCTCCTTTACTTGTCTATCTGTGCCTTCTGGAGTCTGCTGCTATAATCCCTGTATATTACCTTCCACTTGGTGAACATATCCAGCGCCCCGCCCCTGCCCCCTGCCTCCCTGTGTCCCAGTCCGCTCTTTTTTGTGCCCCCGAACGGCAGTTGTATCTCTGCGCCTATTGTTGATGCGTTTATATAAACAAGCCCTGTGTCCAAATCCCTCTCTGCTACGGCAGTGTTATTTATATCTTGCGAATAAATACTGGATGAAAGCCCGTACTTAACATCATTTGCAATGTCTATAGCATCAGTCAAATCCTTTGCCTTTATCACGGATACAACAGGACCAAAGATTTCCTCCTGCGCAATGCGCATCTTTGGATGGACATCAGCAAAGATTGTCGGCTTTATAAAATATCCGTTTGCACACTTGCCTTCCCTATACACCTCTCCACCTATTTCAATCTTTGCACCTTCTTTTTTGCCAATCTCAATATAGTCCATCACCTTTTTCATCTGTGATTCATTTATAACTGGTCCAACATCAGTTGCCCTGTCCAAACCATGCCCAAGACAAAGCATGGACGCAGCATTTTTGAACATATCTAAAAATTTATCATAGACCTTTTCATGAACAACAACCCTGCTTGCAGCAGTGCATCTCTGTCCTGTTGTGCCGAACCCTCCCCATATAGCACCTTCAACTGCCAAATCCAGTTTTGCATCATCCATTACAATTATTATATTCTTGCCTCCCATCTCACAGGATATTTCTTTATCAGAGACACTGCACATCCTTGCAAGTTTTTCACCCACATCTGTTGAGCCTGTAAATGAAACACCGTCTATCAATGGATGAACTGCAAGTGGTTCTCCAACCTCTTCGCCTGTGCCGTGTACAAGGTTTAAAACCCCTTTCGGGATTCCTGACTGAGCGAGTATCTCAACAAATCTTGCAGCACATACAGACGTGTAACTTGAAGGCTTAAATACAACCGTATTTCCGCTTATAAGGGCAGGAAAGATTTTCCATGCAGGTATGGCAACAGGGAAGTTCCAAGGTGCAATAAGTGCAAACACGCCTATCGGCACACGGATGGATTTGCAGTCTTTATTCGGCAGTTCTGATGGCACGGTTTCACCCTGCAATCTCCTGCCCTCACCTGCCATATAGTAAGCCATGTCAATTGCCTCCTGAACATCGCCAAGCCCTTCAGGAAGCACCTTACCCATCTCGCGGGTAACAATTTCGCCGAGTTCTTGTTTGTGTTTTAATAAGAGTTCTGCTGCCTTAAATATTATCTCGCCCCTTTTCGGCGCAGGCACAAGCCGCCATTTTTTAAAAGCATCTCTTGCTGATTTAACAGCCTGTTCAATATCTTCTTTATTGGAACGAGGAACAATGCCAACAATATCCCTTGTATTTGCAGGATTTATACTTTCTAATGTTTTGCCTGATAAAGAATCCTGCCACTTGCCGTTGATATAATTTTTTATTTTTTCAGGCATAGGATTTACCTCCTGTATAGAGAAACTCTTTTCATTTCTAAAAAAACCTCTTTGTCTTTATCAGCCATTTTGCGGCCTTCGGAAACCATCCTTTGAATAATTTCTCTTTGTAATATTGGTCGCATGCCCTTTTTACAGACTGTGAAAGGGTCGGATAGGCATGGATGGTCTGGGATATTTTTGTAATAGGGATATTCGCCTTCATTGCAAGGACATACTCATGCAGAAGTTCCCCTGCTTTTGGACCGAGTATATGTGCCCCAAGTATGCGGTTCTTTTTATCACAGACCAATTTTATCATGCCACTGCCTTGCCCTTCAATTACTGCCCTGTCAACATCCTTGAAATAGAAACGGAAGATATTGACATTCCTGCATCCATATTTTTTATTTGCCTCATCCTCTGTAAGACCAACACGGGCAAGTTCAGGGTCAGTGTATGTAACCCACGGCACAACCCTGTAATCAGCCTTTCTCTTAATGAAAGGGAAAAGGGCATTGCTGATTACAATACCTGCCTGATATTCTGCCGTATGGGTAAATGCAAATCTCCCTGTAACATCACCGCAGGCAAAGATATGCCTTACATTTGTCCGCATCATAGCATCTACAGGGATGCCTTTATTGTTATATTGAACACCCGCAGCATCAAGTCCCAATCCCTCTACATTCGGCGCCCTGCCCACAGTAATCATAATCTCATCAACTGTAAACCTACTCTCACCTTCAGAACAACATACCTGTAAAACCTTTTTACTGTCATCCTTATTGACACCTGTAACCTCTGTGCATGTATGGATTTCAATACCCTCATCATGTAAAATCTTTTTTAGTTCGTCTGATATTTCTTTATCTTCACGCGGAAGTATCTGCCCCATTGTTTCTATAACTATTGCCTTTGCGCCGAGCCTTGAAAACACCTGTGCGAACTCCATGCCTATTGGGCCGCCGCCCAATATTGCAATAGATGCAGGCAACTTATCCATGCAAATGGCTGTTTCATTATTGATCCCCCCTGTATCGTTAAGCCCCGGGATAGGCAGCATCACAGGTCTTGAGCCTGTTGCAATAAGGAAGTTTTTCCCATAAAGTTTTTCTCTATTTATTTCAAATGTGCGGCTGTCTGTGAATCTCCCTTTGCCGAAAATAACATTAATACCCATCTTGCGGAACCTTTCAGGGTCATCATGTTTTCCGATTTCTTCCTGTATGTGCCTCATGCCCTGCATAACCTTGCTGAAATTAACAGTCAAAGGACTGCCTTCCAATCCAAATTCTCCTGCGCGTTTCATTGTATATGCGACCTTTGCTGAATGAACAAGCCTCTTTGTCGGCACACAGCCATAATGCAGGCAGTCCCCTCCAAGGGACGACTTTTCAATAATCGCCACTTTAGCGCCTAACTGCGCTGCACCGCTGGCAGTAACAAGTCCTGCTGGTCCTCCACCAATAATTATAATGTCAAATCTTTCCATGTTTTCGCCTTTTATATAAAACAGGGATAATGGATATAACGGTTATCAAGATAATGCCTATTACCATTTCACGAGAGACCTTGCCCTTTAAGACATCAAATATAGAACTAGAAAATACGACATATGCGGCAGTTGCGGGGAGCATAAAGATAAAGGATGCAATAACATAATGGCTGAACCTTATCTTTGTGAGTCCAAAGGCATAGTTTAAAAGATTAAAAGGGAATACAGGTATGAGCCGTGTTATTGCCACAAAGAGCCAGCCTTTTTTTTCCACCTCTTCATCTATGGTTTTAAACCTGCCTTTCAGGAGATTTTCAACAAAACCTCTGGCAAAATATCGGGCAATGAGGAATGCAATGGAAGCACCAATGGTAGCGCCAATTATAGCATATATTGTCCCGTAAAATGGACCGAATGCCAACCCACCTGCAATAGTAACAGGGATCCCCGGGAGAAAAAGACTTGGTGTGATGGAATAAATCAGGATGTAAACTAGGGGGCCCCACATGCCAAACCCCTTTACCCCTGTCTGAAATAAATCCTTATCAAGATACCTATCCAGACCTGTTAATCTTGTGAGGATAATGATGGTGAGCAATATGATAGAAAATCCAACAAGTTTAATAAAATTGCCGTTTCTGTTTGGCATAAGAAATGGAGAAAAGGGGGCAGCCTGACAATTCTACTTTCTTGCCATTGCCCATAGATTCATAAACATCTCAAAATATCCCAGTTGTAAATTTTCTTTTAAAAAATTTCCCTCCTGAATAACATGGGCAATCCTTGAAAGACTATATGCCCACTTGTGTTCATCAATTTCAGCAGAACTCACAAGCCTTAATTTTGCCATAAATCTCAAGAGTCCATCAGTCCATGCTGCAGGTGTTGTCATTATATAAATTCCACCTTTTTTTAAAATCCTATAAATTTCCTTTATGGTTCTAACCAATTTATCAAACTCAATATGTTCAAACACAGCAAGCATAGTTACAACATCAAAGTATTCATCTTGAAAAGGCAAAACATCTTCTTTTTCAATATCATGGTTAATAAAAGTAATTGTTGTTATCATTGAAACTTTTATAGTCATTCATGTTTTTAACCTTATCAAATCCATATTTTTCACTAAATTCAGTAGATAATAAAAAAAGCGGATAAAAACCACAGCCAATGTCTAATATCCGCCCATTTCTGGTAGATGGCGGTATAAGTCTATTTGCCAGATTACTTCTCTGGTGTGCAAGTAATTTTCCCAGAAGTCCATATCCTCTGGTTACATTTTTATTGAGTCTATTTTCCGTCATGAAAAATCCTATCTACAGCACTAGCGATAATCCAACTATCAGCAGGAGATAAATTATTATCTGCCTTTATTTATGCAGCAATCTCAATTGAATCTATGCTAAATTTAGTTGAAATTTAAGGTAGCGGCTCCTAAAATGGTGAAGTAATTTAGCTAAAAAAACAAACAACAAGAAAGGAGCCGGTATGAAAAAGGTATTACAAATCACATCAAAAAGCAAGGCAAGAAAGGCAGTATTGTCAAAAATCTTGCCCTTTGTCCGCCAATCTGTTATATTTTTTTAATTTCAAGTTTGTTCTCAATTGAGCATTGAGAAATTTTTCCTATTCAGGAGATGCTATGTAAAGATTACACCGATTATAAAGGCTGATTACACAGATTAAGGCAAAATAGTAGTTTTTAATCGGTGTAATCGTTTTTAAAAATCTGCGTAATCATCTATTAGGAGGACTAAATGTCTAAAATAAAAAAGGTTGTCCTTGCCTACTCCGGCGGACTTGACACATCTGTAATAATAAAATGGCTTGTTGAAAATTATGGATGCGATGTGATTGCATTTGCCGCTGATCTGGGGCAGGGCGAGGAACTTTCGCCTTTAAAACAAAAGGCATTAAAAACAGGCGCAAAAAAGATTTATATAAAGGATTTGAAAGAAGAGTTTGTCCGGGACTTCATATTTCCAATGCTTCGGGCTGGCGCTGTTTATGAAGGCAGATATTTGCTTGGGACATCAATAGCCCGTCCCCTCATTGCAAAGGCGCAGATGGATATTGCAAAAAAGGAAAAGGCAGATGCAGTTTGTCACGGCTCAACAGGCAAGGGCAATGACCAAGTTAGGTTTGAACTTACTTATTATGCAATAGACCCGCATATAAAGGTCATTGCGCCTTGGCGCGAATGGAAAATGAAATCAAGGACTGATTTGATTGATTATGCAGAAAAACACAGCATACCTGTTACTGCGACAAAGGCAAAGCCTTATAGCAGCGACAGAAATCTGTTTCACATAAGTTTTGAAGGCGGGATACTTGAAGACCCTTGGGCTGAGCCGCCGGAGGATATGTTTGTTTTAACTTTATCGCCTGAAAAGGCATCCAACAAACCAAGATATGTTGAGATAGATTTTGAAAACGGCAATCCAGTTAAGGTTGACGGCAAGAGATTATCGCCTGCAAAGTTGTTAGCGTTATTAAATAAAATTGGCGGCGAGAACGGCATTGGAAGGATTGACATGATTGAAAACAGATATGTTGGCATGAAGTCAAGGGGTGTTTATGAAACACCGGGCGGAACAATCCTCCATGCAGCAAGAAGGGCTGTTGAATCAATAACAATGGATAGAGAGGTAATGCACATTAGGGACAGCATGATTTCAAGATATGCTGAACTTGTTTATTACGGCTACTGGTATTCGCCTGAAAGAGAACTCCTTCAAAAATTGGTTGATGAGGCTGCAAAAAATGTGACAGGCACAGCAAGGATAAAACTTTACAAAGGCAATTGCGATGTTGTTGGCAGGAAATCTAAAAAAACTTTATATCATCCTGACTTTGCAACATTTGAAGAGGATGTTGTTTATGACCAGAAGGATGCAGAGGGGTTTATAAAATTGAATGCCTTGCGGCTGAAGATAAAGGCAATGGTGGAGAAAGGTTCACGCTGAAAATAGATTATAGAAAACTATGGCTTATAAAATAATACATGGCGATTGCAAAAAGGAACTTGATTATAAAAAGTTCAAGAAGGTTGACTTTTATAAAGGCATTGACCTGATATTTCTTGACCCTCCGTTTAATCAGGGCAAAGACTATGCAGAGCATAATGACAACCTTCCTGATGAAGTTTATTGGCACTGGATGCAGGATATATGCTCAAATATATATGAACTCACCTCTCAAGGCGGAGCAATATATTTTATGCAGAGGGAAAAAAACGCAGAATATGTATTAGAAGCCTTGAGAAAATCAGGATGGAATTTACAAAACTTGATAATATGGAAAAAGAAGAGTTCAGCAGTCCCGTGCAGTAATAAATTCGGCAAGCATTATCAGGTTATTGCCTTTGCAATAAAGGGCAAAAAACCCAGAGTCTTTAACAGACTTCGCATCAATCCTCCTTTGCCTTCCGAATATAAATTTGAACGGGAAAACGGCATGTATGCGACAGATGTCTGGGATGATATAAGAGAACTTACATCAGGTTATTTTGCAGGGGATGAAGCATTAAGAGGGGAACAGGGTGAAAGATTTCATAAACAGCAAGCCCCGTTAGCGCTTTTGTTAAGGATTATCCTTTCCTCAACAAATATAGGAGATACTGTTTTAGACCCATTTGCGGGTACAGGAACGACACTGGTTACTGCAGAACAACTCAAAAGAAATTCAATTGGAATAGAGGTTGATAAAAAAAATACAAGGTGTATTGAAGATAGGCTGGAAGATATTAGAGAGGCAGATGATATCCAGAAATATTACAGGGACTATAGATACACAGAGAATTTAGGACAGATATGGGAGATGGATATCAAAGGTAGTTTGAATGTTAGGAAAAATAAACAAGCCTATTTATTCAGGTAGAGTAAAAATGTATTCTATATATCATTTTTTAAAATCACTTGCTGCAAAAAAACACCTTTTAAACGAGGTTGAGAAACTAAGTGAGTTTCCATATGATACTGGATTATTGTCTTGCAGAAACGAAGGTCAATTTCCTGATATGGCAATCAGGGTCAATAAAACAAAAGAGAGATTTACCGGCGGCGAACTCATTGAACTAAAAGACAGCGATTCCTATACGGTCTCTTCATTTAATTCAACGATACCTACACGGAAAAAAGAAATATCACAAATAATAACAAGCGACAGCAGTATTATTAAGCAGCAGATGGAAAAGGCTGGGGATGATATTTACTCTCTGCCTGTTAGAGATGTATTTTATCTGGTGAGGGGCAGAAAGAAAGGGCATACTAAGGTTTGTTTGGTATATGGAAGTTTCTTTGAGACCATAGGTGTGGATAGTTTAATAAACCAGTCTTTTTCACAGGTTTTAGAAGAGCGGTTAAAAGAGAGCAAAATGGAAATTTCTGATGATTTAAAAAAATCTCTTCTTTCAATCTTTTCAAGGCAGGAGAATTTTAGCAAGGTCAGGAATGTTGAAAAGGCATCTGTCAAATTAAGATTCAGGGTTATGACAGAGGTTAAAGCCGAAGGGAATATTTTGAATCCTAAAAAATATCCTGAAATTTGTGATGACACATTAAATCTTGTTTTGCCTTGCCATTCTGATAAAGATGAAAATGATATAATTGGTAAAGCAAGGCATGTATTTGGCAAAAAGGTTTTTGATGAGTTTAAAGTTTTTAAAATCAAGCACCACTTTAATGGATATTTTCTTGTCTTTCAATCTTTGCTATCATAGAAACAATCTACTAAGTCGCTATCGTTTCTAGCAATGACGGCTTTTTCAACAACCTGTTAAAAGATGATGTTTGCGAAAGGAGTTGATTTTTGAAACTTGCACGATTTTTAAAAGATGATTTAATAAGATACGGCATTGTTGAAGGCGAAAATGTCATTGAGATAGAAGGCAGTATCTTTGGCAGTTTTAAAAAAACTGCTATTATCAGTAAACTCAAAGATGTCAAACTCCTTGCGCCTTGCGAGCCTTCAAAGATTGTGGCAATAGGCTTGAATTACAAGGCGCATGCTGCTGAATTTAACAAATCCCTGCCAGAAGAACCAATGCTTTTTTTAAAGCCGTCAACTGCTGTGATTGGAACAGGAGATGAGATTGTATATCCAGCGCATATGTCCCATCGCGTTGATTACGAAGGGGAACTTGCAGTTATTATCCGCAAAAAGGCGCACA
This Deltaproteobacteria bacterium DNA region includes the following protein-coding sequences:
- a CDS encoding class I SAM-dependent methyltransferase, which codes for MITTITFINHDIEKEDVLPFQDEYFDVVTMLAVFEHIEFDKLVRTIKEIYRILKKGGIYIMTTPAAWTDGLLRFMAKLRLVSSAEIDEHKWAYSLSRIAHVIQEGNFLKENLQLGYFEMFMNLWAMARK
- a CDS encoding ATP synthase F0 subunit B gives rise to the protein MKSFKFQVLSFKFLLASCILHLATSTVFAAAEGGHEGGSDMLWRVINFSVLAGLLYFLLAKRVKTFLTERRESIKKALVEAKTAREEAEKKYREYEAKVALLDKKVSEITGELRAEGIADRDRIIEEAQKAAEKIKEQTRVAIEQEIKKAKEGIRGEVVNLAIIMSEEILRKEIKPDDQARLIKEYMERMRLH
- the lpdA gene encoding dihydrolipoyl dehydrogenase; protein product: MERFDIIIIGGGPAGLVTASGAAQLGAKVAIIEKSSLGGDCLHYGCVPTKRLVHSAKVAYTMKRAGEFGLEGSPLTVNFSKVMQGMRHIQEEIGKHDDPERFRKMGINVIFGKGRFTDSRTFEINREKLYGKNFLIATGSRPVMLPIPGLNDTGGINNETAICMDKLPASIAILGGGPIGMEFAQVFSRLGAKAIVIETMGQILPREDKEISDELKKILHDEGIEIHTCTEVTGVNKDDSKKVLQVCCSEGESRFTVDEIMITVGRAPNVEGLGLDAAGVQYNNKGIPVDAMMRTNVRHIFACGDVTGRFAFTHTAEYQAGIVISNALFPFIKRKADYRVVPWVTYTDPELARVGLTEDEANKKYGCRNVNIFRFYFKDVDRAVIEGQGSGMIKLVCDKKNRILGAHILGPKAGELLHEYVLAMKANIPITKISQTIHAYPTLSQSVKRACDQYYKEKLFKGWFPKAAKWLIKTKRFF
- a CDS encoding site-specific DNA-methyltransferase, translated to MAYKIIHGDCKKELDYKKFKKVDFYKGIDLIFLDPPFNQGKDYAEHNDNLPDEVYWHWMQDICSNIYELTSQGGAIYFMQREKNAEYVLEALRKSGWNLQNLIIWKKKSSAVPCSNKFGKHYQVIAFAIKGKKPRVFNRLRINPPLPSEYKFERENGMYATDVWDDIRELTSGYFAGDEALRGEQGERFHKQQAPLALLLRIILSSTNIGDTVLDPFAGTGTTLVTAEQLKRNSIGIEVDKKNTRCIEDRLEDIREADDIQKYYRDYRYTENLGQIWEMDIKGSLNVRKNKQAYLFR
- a CDS encoding argininosuccinate synthase, encoding MSKIKKVVLAYSGGLDTSVIIKWLVENYGCDVIAFAADLGQGEELSPLKQKALKTGAKKIYIKDLKEEFVRDFIFPMLRAGAVYEGRYLLGTSIARPLIAKAQMDIAKKEKADAVCHGSTGKGNDQVRFELTYYAIDPHIKVIAPWREWKMKSRTDLIDYAEKHSIPVTATKAKPYSSDRNLFHISFEGGILEDPWAEPPEDMFVLTLSPEKASNKPRYVEIDFENGNPVKVDGKRLSPAKLLALLNKIGGENGIGRIDMIENRYVGMKSRGVYETPGGTILHAARRAVESITMDREVMHIRDSMISRYAELVYYGYWYSPERELLQKLVDEAAKNVTGTARIKLYKGNCDVVGRKSKKTLYHPDFATFEEDVVYDQKDAEGFIKLNALRLKIKAMVEKGSR
- a CDS encoding F0F1 ATP synthase subunit alpha yields the protein MIKAEEISQIIKNQLKGFEKEIDISEIGTVISVGDGIARIYGLEKAMAGELLEFPGEIYGMVLNLEEDNVGAAILGSDYHLIKEGDTVKRTGRIVEVPVGEEMKGRVINAIGQPIDGKGPLGTKNFRNVEVKARGIVDRKPVKEPLQTGIKAIDGMIPIGRGQRELIIGDRQTGKTAVAIDTIINQKGQDVFCIYVAIGQKNSTVAQVVEKLRHFGAMDYTLVVAATASEPAPLQFIAPYTGCTIGEHFRDNGKHALIIYDDLSKHAVAYRQLSLLLRRPPGREAYPGDVFYLHSRLLERAAKLKDEIGGGSLTALPIIETQAGDVSAYIPTNVISITDGQIYLETDLFYSGVRPAINVGLSVSRVGGSAQVKAMKQVAGTLRLELAQYRELAAFAQFGSDLDAATQRQLARGGRLVEILKQGQYKPLPVEKQILIIYAATNGFVDAYPVSALKKYEDELYTYFDTRHPEIVKEVREKKTIDDSVKSKLNKALEDFKGLFVV
- a CDS encoding TVP38/TMEM64 family protein, with the protein product MPNRNGNFIKLVGFSIILLTIIILTRLTGLDRYLDKDLFQTGVKGFGMWGPLVYILIYSITPSLFLPGIPVTIAGGLAFGPFYGTIYAIIGATIGASIAFLIARYFARGFVENLLKGRFKTIDEEVEKKGWLFVAITRLIPVFPFNLLNYAFGLTKIRFSHYVIASFIFMLPATAAYVVFSSSIFDVLKGKVSREMVIGIILITVISIIPVLYKRRKHGKI
- the atpH gene encoding ATP synthase F1 subunit delta — protein: MRNKTIARRYARALIEIGQETGTSGDIGRELRGISALFSSHTELAGLLLNPMHKLDARTGLIEKVCEGLRVSDVVRRFLVLLVKNRNIGMFQDICSAYYKIEDEIAGRIRAEVEAAIDMDENLKNGIKDKLERLTGKEVVLAVEKNPQLLGGIVVRVGNVVLDGSIKTQLDRVKTRLKEGVA
- the atpG gene encoding ATP synthase F1 subunit gamma, with the translated sequence MATLRDIRRRIKSVKNTQQITKAMKMVAAAKLRRAQEDIIAARPYAQKMMGVLSSLAARTKSDSHPLLEVRDVKKVELIVVTSDRGMCGGFNTNIMRLAENFIRNNTDKFDIGLNLVGRKGKDYFKRRGLNIRQDRTLPPGRPNYKLAAEIGQDVAENYINGAFDEVYVVYSEFKSAMSQRPVVTRLLPI
- a CDS encoding aldehyde dehydrogenase family protein, producing the protein MPEKIKNYINGKWQDSLSGKTLESINPANTRDIVGIVPRSNKEDIEQAVKSARDAFKKWRLVPAPKRGEIIFKAAELLLKHKQELGEIVTREMGKVLPEGLGDVQEAIDMAYYMAGEGRRLQGETVPSELPNKDCKSIRVPIGVFALIAPWNFPVAIPAWKIFPALISGNTVVFKPSSYTSVCAARFVEILAQSGIPKGVLNLVHGTGEEVGEPLAVHPLIDGVSFTGSTDVGEKLARMCSVSDKEISCEMGGKNIIIVMDDAKLDLAVEGAIWGGFGTTGQRCTAASRVVVHEKVYDKFLDMFKNAASMLCLGHGLDRATDVGPVINESQMKKVMDYIEIGKKEGAKIEIGGEVYREGKCANGYFIKPTIFADVHPKMRIAQEEIFGPVVSVIKAKDLTDAIDIANDVKYGLSSSIYSQDINNTAVAERDLDTGLVYINASTIGAEIQLPFGGTKKSGLGHREAGGRGGALDMFTKWKVIYRDYSSRLQKAQIDK